A single Mangrovimonas sp. YM274 DNA region contains:
- a CDS encoding ABC transporter ATP-binding protein, whose translation MATPPLLSVKELSISFISNKSEKEIIHHISYDLFENEILGIVGESGSGKSVSSLALMGLLPPKISKITKGHILFQGQDLTTLPVKQFQNIRGNDIAMIFQEPMSSLNPSMKCGKQVQEILLQHTSLSKAEAKTETLSLFEKVKLPLPERIYDAYPHEISGGQKQRVMIAMAIACKPKILIADEPTTALDVTVQKEIILLLKQLQQEEQMSIIFISHDLSLVSEIADRLLVMYQGNIVEQGNASKVFKAPKDTYTKALLQSKPSLDVRLKRLPTIKDVINDSIDNTIISSEDRKAFHKELYSKTPLLEVKNLNKTYVSKSGWFSKPEAFKAVNNVSFQLYEGETLGLVGESGCGKSTLSKAILLLDKASSGEIFYRGTDINKLSKTQVRVLRKDIQIIFQDPFASLNPRMPIGKAIMEPMTVHNIGNSDKERKQLVLEILEKVGLTEESFYKYPHEFSGGQRQRVGIARAIALQPKLIVCDESVSALDISVQAQVLNLLNELKSNYNFTYIFISHDLAVVKYMSDQLLVMNKGQIEELDDADIIYNNPKREYTKKLIHAIPKGL comes from the coding sequence ATGGCCACACCACCCCTTTTATCTGTAAAAGAGCTTAGCATTTCCTTTATATCCAATAAATCCGAAAAGGAAATCATACATCATATCAGTTATGATTTATTTGAGAATGAAATTTTAGGAATCGTAGGAGAATCAGGATCTGGAAAGTCTGTTTCCTCATTGGCCCTTATGGGATTATTGCCTCCGAAGATTTCAAAAATCACCAAGGGACACATCTTATTTCAAGGTCAAGATCTAACAACCCTACCGGTAAAACAATTTCAGAATATAAGAGGGAATGACATTGCCATGATTTTCCAGGAACCTATGAGTTCCTTAAATCCATCCATGAAATGTGGCAAACAGGTTCAGGAAATTTTATTGCAGCACACCTCTCTTTCAAAAGCCGAAGCCAAAACTGAAACCTTATCACTGTTTGAGAAAGTGAAATTACCGCTTCCAGAACGGATTTATGATGCCTATCCTCATGAAATCTCAGGTGGACAAAAGCAACGTGTAATGATTGCCATGGCCATTGCCTGCAAACCCAAAATTTTAATTGCAGATGAGCCTACGACCGCCTTGGACGTGACAGTCCAAAAGGAGATCATTCTCTTGTTGAAACAACTTCAGCAGGAAGAACAAATGAGTATTATTTTCATTTCTCATGACCTATCCTTAGTTTCCGAAATTGCCGATAGACTTTTGGTGATGTACCAAGGAAATATTGTAGAACAAGGTAATGCAAGTAAAGTATTTAAAGCTCCGAAGGACACTTATACCAAGGCTCTGTTGCAATCCAAGCCATCTTTGGATGTTCGGCTTAAAAGGTTGCCAACTATTAAGGATGTCATCAATGATTCAATAGACAACACTATCATTTCTTCGGAAGACCGTAAAGCATTTCATAAAGAACTTTACTCCAAAACGCCCTTATTGGAAGTGAAGAACCTTAATAAAACCTATGTTTCGAAATCGGGTTGGTTTTCAAAACCAGAAGCCTTTAAAGCGGTCAACAATGTAAGCTTTCAACTTTACGAAGGAGAAACCCTTGGCCTAGTTGGCGAATCCGGCTGCGGAAAATCGACTTTGAGCAAGGCCATTTTATTATTGGACAAAGCCTCTTCGGGAGAAATATTCTACAGAGGAACGGACATCAACAAACTATCTAAAACACAGGTTAGAGTCCTTAGAAAAGACATACAGATTATTTTCCAGGATCCATTTGCTTCACTCAATCCCAGAATGCCTATTGGAAAGGCCATCATGGAGCCTATGACAGTACATAACATTGGAAATTCCGACAAGGAAAGAAAGCAACTTGTTTTGGAAATTTTGGAAAAAGTAGGTCTCACCGAAGAATCTTTTTATAAATACCCTCATGAATTTTCTGGGGGCCAACGTCAACGTGTGGGGATTGCCAGAGCCATTGCTTTACAACCCAAATTGATTGTTTGTGACGAATCGGTTTCTGCCTTGGATATTTCGGTGCAAGCGCAAGTACTAAATTTACTTAACGAACTGAAGTCCAATTATAACTTTACCTATATATTCATTTCTCATGATCTTGCTGTGGTAAAATATATGTCTGATCAGTTATTGGTGATGAACAAAGGACAAATTGAAGAATTGGATGACGCCGATATAATTTACAACAATCCAAAAAGGGAATACACCAAAAAATTAATTCATGCCATCCCGAAGGGGTTATAG
- a CDS encoding 3-oxoacid CoA-transferase subunit B, whose protein sequence is MLDKTGIAKRIAKEVKDGYYVNLGIGIPTLVANYVRNDIQVEFQSENGVLGMGPFPYEGEEDADIINAGKQTITTLPGASFFDSSMSFSMIRGQHVDLTILGAMEVAENGDIANWKIPGKMVKGMGGAMDLVASAENIIVAMMHTNKAGESKLLKECSLPLTGVGCVKKIVTNLAVIEVTDKGFKLLERAPGISVEEIQKATEGHLIVEGEIPEMQL, encoded by the coding sequence ATGTTAGATAAAACAGGAATAGCAAAACGAATTGCCAAAGAAGTTAAAGATGGTTATTACGTGAATCTTGGAATAGGGATTCCAACGTTGGTGGCTAATTATGTGCGTAATGACATTCAAGTAGAATTTCAAAGTGAAAACGGAGTGTTGGGCATGGGGCCTTTTCCCTACGAAGGTGAAGAAGATGCCGATATAATCAATGCGGGTAAGCAAACAATCACAACATTGCCAGGCGCTAGTTTTTTTGACTCCTCTATGAGTTTTTCAATGATCCGTGGCCAACACGTAGACTTAACTATTTTGGGAGCCATGGAGGTTGCTGAAAATGGAGATATCGCCAATTGGAAAATTCCGGGTAAAATGGTAAAAGGTATGGGAGGTGCTATGGATTTGGTAGCCAGTGCCGAAAATATTATTGTCGCCATGATGCATACCAATAAAGCGGGGGAATCCAAATTGCTTAAGGAGTGTAGTTTACCGCTTACCGGTGTTGGGTGTGTTAAGAAAATTGTAACCAACCTCGCTGTTATAGAAGTTACGGATAAAGGTTTTAAGTTATTGGAACGTGCACCGGGAATTTCGGTGGAAGAAATTCAAAAAGCAACCGAAGGGCATTTAATTGTAGAAGGAGAGATTCCGGAGATGCAATTATAA
- a CDS encoding CoA transferase subunit A, which produces MINKKVANVSEALEGVSNDMTFMLGGFGLCGIPENAIAKLVDLGVKGLTCISNNAGVDDFGLGLLLQKKQIKKMVSSYVGENDEFERQMLSGELEVELIPQGTLAERCRAAQAGIPAFFTPAGYGTEVAEGKETRDFNGKMHVLENAFKADFSFVKAWKGDEAGNLIFKGTARNFNPAMCGAANITVAEVEELVPVGTLDPNEIHIPGIFVQRIFQGDIYEKRIEQRTVRQRD; this is translated from the coding sequence ATGATTAATAAAAAAGTAGCAAATGTGTCGGAAGCGCTTGAGGGGGTTTCGAATGATATGACCTTTATGCTTGGAGGTTTTGGGCTTTGTGGTATTCCTGAGAATGCCATTGCAAAGTTAGTGGACCTTGGAGTCAAAGGGCTTACGTGTATTTCCAATAATGCAGGAGTTGATGATTTTGGCCTAGGCCTTCTTCTTCAAAAAAAACAAATCAAAAAAATGGTGTCCTCATACGTGGGTGAAAATGACGAGTTCGAGCGTCAGATGTTAAGTGGAGAACTAGAGGTAGAGTTAATCCCTCAAGGAACGCTTGCAGAACGTTGTAGAGCGGCACAGGCTGGTATTCCTGCTTTTTTTACACCTGCGGGCTACGGGACAGAAGTAGCCGAAGGAAAAGAAACCCGTGATTTCAATGGGAAGATGCATGTATTGGAGAATGCTTTTAAAGCAGATTTCTCGTTTGTTAAGGCATGGAAGGGGGACGAGGCTGGAAACTTAATCTTTAAGGGCACAGCGCGTAATTTTAATCCTGCTATGTGTGGTGCTGCAAATATTACGGTAGCTGAGGTTGAAGAGTTAGTCCCTGTCGGAACTTTAGACCCCAATGAAATACATATTCCAGGAATTTTTGTACAACGCATTTTCCAAGGGGATATTTACGAAAAGAGAATTGAACAACGAACCGTTAGACAAAGAGATTAA